One window from the genome of Ignavibacteria bacterium encodes:
- the pnp gene encoding polyribonucleotide nucleotidyltransferase — MIYTKEVEIGGKVLSFETGRYARQAAGSVMVRYGDTMVLVAAVASPKAPEGIDFFPLQVEYREKLASVGKFPGGFFKREGKPSEKEVLTSRLIDRPIRPLFDDSYRNETQIVATTHSFDKENDPDVIAIVGASAALAVSNIPFLGPIAGVRVGRVNGEFVVNPTFEQVEQSDIELIVAGTDDSIMMVEGEASEVSEEVMLEALKFAQEQIKKIVTAISELAAECGKPKMVVTPKEIDQTLLEEVKALAYDRLKAAIYTVMAKQERSDAFDAIFAETNETLAEKYPEQEKTINTFLHDFQYELIRKCILEENLRLDGRKTHEIRPITVELGILPRTHASALFTRGETQSLTTLTLGSKNDQQTIDGLMDETVKRFNLHYNFPPFSVGEVGRYSGVGRREVGHGNLAERSLKRMIPAEKDFPYALRLVSDILESNGSSSMATVCAGSLALMDGGVPVKKAVAGIAMGLIKEGDQFAVLSDILGNEDHFGDMDFKVAGTDEGITGFQMDIKIKGVSFEVMEIALRQAKQGRLHILGIMNSAISAPRPELCSFAPTLATLQIPTELIGSIIGPGGKTIQGMQKEFGVDISIDDDGTIQIAGPNAESANGAATRIRLMTTQPVVGEVYDGVVTKLMEFGALVEILPGKSGLVHISEIDMKKVHKVTDYFKEGDKVKVKLLRIEGGKYSLSRKALLKEAAATAEVKHNEE; from the coding sequence ATGATATACACAAAAGAAGTTGAAATAGGCGGAAAAGTACTGAGCTTTGAAACCGGAAGATATGCCCGTCAGGCAGCCGGTTCAGTGATGGTCAGATATGGCGATACGATGGTATTGGTCGCCGCCGTGGCTTCTCCCAAAGCACCTGAAGGGATCGATTTTTTCCCGTTACAGGTTGAATACAGGGAAAAACTTGCCTCAGTTGGAAAATTCCCTGGTGGATTTTTCAAGAGAGAAGGAAAGCCATCGGAAAAAGAGGTACTGACATCAAGGCTTATCGACCGTCCTATCAGACCTCTGTTTGATGACAGCTATAGAAATGAGACACAGATTGTAGCAACCACACATTCGTTTGATAAAGAAAACGATCCCGATGTAATTGCTATCGTTGGTGCTTCAGCCGCTCTCGCAGTATCGAATATTCCCTTTCTTGGTCCTATTGCAGGAGTAAGAGTCGGAAGAGTAAACGGCGAGTTTGTGGTTAATCCAACATTCGAACAAGTTGAACAGAGTGATATCGAGCTGATTGTAGCAGGAACAGACGACTCGATCATGATGGTGGAAGGCGAAGCTTCGGAAGTATCTGAAGAAGTGATGCTTGAAGCATTGAAATTTGCTCAGGAGCAGATCAAAAAAATTGTAACTGCCATTTCTGAACTTGCTGCCGAGTGCGGCAAACCAAAGATGGTTGTGACACCAAAGGAAATTGATCAGACACTTCTTGAAGAAGTAAAAGCTCTGGCTTATGACAGACTTAAAGCTGCAATCTACACAGTCATGGCAAAACAGGAAAGAAGTGATGCTTTCGATGCAATTTTTGCAGAGACAAACGAAACACTCGCTGAAAAATATCCTGAGCAGGAAAAAACAATTAATACATTTCTGCACGATTTCCAGTATGAACTGATTCGCAAATGTATTCTTGAAGAAAATCTTCGCCTCGATGGCAGAAAAACACACGAGATCAGACCAATCACTGTCGAACTCGGAATTTTACCCCGCACACACGCTTCTGCACTCTTCACAAGAGGAGAAACCCAGAGTCTTACAACACTTACCCTTGGATCAAAAAATGATCAGCAGACCATTGATGGTTTGATGGATGAGACTGTGAAAAGATTTAATCTTCACTACAATTTCCCACCGTTTTCCGTTGGTGAAGTTGGAAGATATTCAGGTGTTGGCAGAAGAGAAGTGGGACACGGAAACCTTGCAGAAAGATCACTCAAAAGAATGATCCCTGCTGAAAAGGATTTCCCTTATGCACTCCGTCTTGTAAGTGATATTCTTGAGTCAAACGGTTCATCATCCATGGCAACAGTTTGTGCCGGATCACTCGCCCTCATGGATGGCGGTGTTCCTGTAAAAAAAGCGGTTGCAGGAATTGCGATGGGCTTGATAAAAGAAGGCGACCAGTTTGCTGTCCTTTCTGACATTCTCGGAAACGAAGATCATTTTGGCGATATGGATTTCAAAGTTGCCGGTACTGATGAGGGTATCACCGGATTTCAGATGGACATCAAGATAAAGGGTGTTTCGTTTGAAGTAATGGAGATAGCTCTAAGACAGGCAAAACAGGGAAGGCTTCATATTCTCGGAATAATGAATAGTGCAATTTCAGCACCAAGACCCGAACTTTGTTCCTTTGCCCCAACTCTTGCCACACTTCAGATTCCTACCGAACTTATCGGTTCGATCATAGGACCCGGTGGAAAGACAATTCAGGGCATGCAGAAGGAATTCGGAGTTGATATTTCGATTGATGATGACGGAACGATCCAGATAGCAGGTCCAAATGCAGAATCAGCAAACGGTGCAGCTACAAGAATAAGACTGATGACCACTCAACCGGTTGTAGGTGAAGTATACGACGGTGTCGTGACCAAGCTTATGGAATTCGGTGCGCTTGTGGAAATTCTCCCCGGTAAGTCAGGGCTCGTGCACATATCCGAAATAGATATGAAAAAAGTGCACAAAGTTACCGATTACTTCAAAGAAGGCGATAAAGTTAAAGTAAAACTTCTTCGCATCGAGGGCGGGAAATACAGTCTGAGCCGCAAAGCTCTTCTTAAAGAAGCAGCCGCAACTGCTGAAGTTAAACATAACGAAGAATAA
- the rpsO gene encoding 30S ribosomal protein S15, with translation MTNQEKLEIIKKYGENEKDSGKTEVQIALLTKRINDLTAHFQAHAKDHHSRRGLLMLVGKRRRLLDYLIAKDINRYRAIIKELNIRK, from the coding sequence ATGACTAATCAAGAAAAACTTGAGATAATCAAAAAGTATGGTGAAAACGAAAAAGATTCAGGGAAGACCGAAGTGCAGATAGCACTTTTGACAAAGAGAATCAATGACCTGACCGCACATTTTCAGGCACATGCAAAGGATCACCACTCGAGAAGAGGACTTCTCATGCTGGTAGGCAAGAGAAGAAGATTGCTCGACTATCTTATCGCAAAAGACATCAACAGATACAGAGCAATCATAAAAGAATTGAATATTAGAAAGTAA
- a CDS encoding bifunctional riboflavin kinase/FAD synthetase, translating to MKIYRDLSEVPKSDKTVLTIGTFDGVHKGHQLLLDILMANAKKSGCRSLLITFDPHPRQVVFKGGDIKLLTTTNEKLRIFENLGIDEVFIINFTLDFSELDADSFFTKFILNGTGIEEIIVGYDHRFGKGRTGDENFIRKLADKTGFKVTYVEAVMQNQTNISSTQVRKLLAEGNVKGAAELLGREYEIFGEVVHGDKRGRELGYPTANLECDSENKLLPANGVYAVMVEVEEKIYKGVLNVGRRPTFNLKDLAVEVHLIEFPGHDLYGKTLRVKFIDRIRGEMRFITKQDLANQIDRDKNSAVEVLKSL from the coding sequence ATGAAAATTTATCGTGACCTCAGCGAAGTTCCAAAGTCAGACAAGACAGTGCTGACCATCGGCACTTTTGATGGCGTTCACAAGGGTCATCAACTTCTACTCGATATTTTAATGGCAAATGCCAAAAAATCAGGCTGCAGGTCGCTTCTGATTACCTTCGACCCGCACCCGAGGCAGGTGGTTTTCAAAGGTGGTGACATTAAATTGCTCACAACCACAAATGAAAAATTGCGTATTTTTGAGAACCTCGGAATTGATGAAGTTTTTATCATCAATTTTACCCTCGATTTTTCGGAGCTGGATGCAGACTCCTTCTTTACAAAGTTTATATTGAATGGCACCGGAATAGAAGAAATAATTGTCGGATACGATCACCGTTTCGGAAAAGGGAGAACCGGTGACGAAAATTTTATAAGAAAATTAGCAGATAAAACCGGATTTAAAGTAACATATGTTGAGGCTGTAATGCAAAATCAGACCAATATCAGCAGCACGCAAGTAAGAAAACTCCTCGCCGAAGGCAATGTAAAAGGAGCTGCGGAACTGCTGGGACGCGAATATGAGATATTTGGAGAGGTTGTTCACGGTGACAAAAGAGGCAGAGAGCTCGGATATCCGACAGCGAATCTTGAGTGCGACTCCGAGAACAAGTTGCTTCCCGCCAACGGCGTTTACGCTGTGATGGTGGAAGTGGAGGAGAAAATCTACAAAGGTGTTTTGAATGTTGGAAGAAGACCGACATTCAACCTGAAGGACCTCGCCGTGGAAGTTCATCTCATTGAATTTCCGGGCCATGACCTTTACGGAAAGACACTTCGCGTGAAATTCATCGACCGTATCAGAGGCGAGATGAGGTTTATTACAAAACAGGACCTCGCAAATCAGATAGACAGGGACAAAAATTCCGCTGTCGAAGTATTGAAAAGTTTATAA
- the truB gene encoding tRNA pseudouridine(55) synthase TruB: protein MITRPVTSYKEIDFSAGQTILIDKPLGITSFDVIYRLRRVLHLKKIGHAGTLDPKATGLLIICTGKSTRKIDSYMGLPKEYTGTIVLGEQTPSMDTETEVHIRNESSHIGIDDILRVAAELTGEIDQLPPMYSAVSKNGQRLYTLARKGETIERETRRVTVEEFEIISWEHPVVSFRVVCSKGTYIRVLAHDMGEKLGCGAYLSSLRRTAIGEFKVEDAVTIESFREIFNADTRDVS from the coding sequence ATGATAACCAGACCGGTAACGAGTTACAAGGAAATTGATTTCTCTGCCGGTCAGACAATACTGATTGATAAACCGTTGGGGATCACATCATTCGATGTGATTTACAGACTGAGGCGGGTGCTTCATCTCAAAAAGATTGGACATGCCGGCACTCTCGACCCAAAGGCTACAGGTCTTCTGATAATATGTACAGGGAAATCGACCCGTAAAATTGACAGTTACATGGGTCTTCCAAAGGAATATACCGGAACCATTGTACTGGGCGAGCAGACTCCTTCGATGGACACCGAAACCGAAGTGCACATCAGAAATGAAAGTTCGCACATCGGGATCGATGACATACTCAGAGTGGCAGCCGAACTCACCGGTGAGATTGATCAACTGCCTCCAATGTATTCCGCGGTAAGCAAAAACGGGCAACGCCTCTATACTCTCGCCAGAAAAGGTGAAACCATAGAGAGGGAAACCCGCCGGGTAACGGTTGAGGAGTTCGAGATAATATCCTGGGAGCATCCCGTTGTATCTTTCCGGGTTGTGTGCTCAAAAGGTACATATATCAGGGTTTTGGCACACGATATGGGCGAAAAACTCGGTTGTGGCGCTTATTTGTCGTCTTTAAGAAGGACAGCGATCGGTGAATTCAAAGTGGAAGATGCAGTTACAATTGAATCGTTCAGAGAGATATTCAATGCAGATACAAGAGATGTGAGCTGA
- the rbfA gene encoding 30S ribosome-binding factor RbfA: MGHRVARLESQIKDELSMIMLLRYHDREFGLITITSVKLSPDLKVAKVYFSVFDKEQRKNALEKITAEVPAIRHELASKIRVRFMPELRFFVDDTSDYVEKIEGLLKQIHKNDNQTGNELQGN, from the coding sequence ATGGGACACAGAGTTGCACGACTTGAGAGTCAGATAAAAGATGAATTGAGCATGATTATGCTCCTAAGGTATCATGACAGGGAATTCGGACTGATAACCATTACATCTGTAAAGCTTAGTCCCGATCTCAAAGTGGCGAAGGTATATTTTTCGGTGTTCGATAAAGAACAGAGAAAGAATGCCCTCGAAAAGATAACCGCGGAGGTACCGGCAATAAGACATGAGCTTGCCTCTAAAATAAGAGTTAGGTTCATGCCCGAATTGAGGTTCTTCGTGGATGATACTTCCGACTATGTTGAAAAGATCGAGGGACTTCTAAAACAGATACATAAGAATGATAACCAGACCGGTAACGAGTTACAAGGAAATTGA